The Oxobacter pfennigii region GTAGTATCTCATTATACTACCCCCTCTAAATGAGTAGTATATGGAATTATGCTAATTTTATTCTTTATCAAGCATCTCTAGTATTGAGCTGAATATATCAATGGCATTCAGCAATATTCTTTCATCAAAATTGAACTTGCTGTTATGAAGAGGATGGGTAAAACCCTCATCTTCATTTCTGCTTCCCAAAAGGAAGAAGAGCTGGGGAGCAATTTCCCTATAATATGAAAAATCCTCGGATATCATTAGAGGTTTTACAACTTCCACATTCTCCTCTCCAGCGGCCTTAATTAACATATCAAACAGCCTGGCATCATTTTTGACTTCAGGATACATATCCCGAATCTCTGTTTCTATTGTGCAGTCGTTTGCCTTTGCCAAACCATCGCAGAACATGTTTATGCTATCCTTTATGGTACTGTATACATCTTTGGAAAAAGCTCTGATTGTACCCTCTAAGGTTACTTTGCCCGCAAGTATGTTCCTTGCCTCTCCCCCGTATATTTTCCCTAAAGTTATAACTGCATTTTCCCTTGGGTCTATCTTTCTTGAAATTACTGTCTGCACCGCCTGTATTACCTGGGATGCAGCAATAACAGAATCTATCCCCGTATGAGGAAGTGCCCCGTGGCCTGATTTTCCTTTTACATGAATATCTATTTCTCCGTTCCTTGCGGTGATTGGCCCAATACAGCAGCCTATTTTCCCCTGCTCTATTTCAGGATAAATGTGCATGCTAAGTACTGCCTTTATGTTGAATTTATCAAGTACCTTGCTCTTTAAAATTACCTCCGCTCCTCCCGGTCCTTCTTCTGCAGGCTGAAATATCAATATAACGGAATTATCCAAGCTCATTTTTGAATTTACTATTGTATAAGCCAGCCCCAACAATGACGCCACGTGGCCGTCATGGCCGCATGCATGCATTAACCCGGGAATCTTTGAGCAATAGGCCAAATCATTTTCTTCCTTCACTTCCAGGCAGTCCATATCCGCTCTGACTGCGACTGAGGAATTACCTTTCTTACCTTTGATAACGCCTATAATACCGGTCTTAGCAATGCCTTCTATAACTTCTATACCAAGTTTTAATAAATATTCTTTTATGTATTTTGATGTTTCATATTCCTCAAAGCCCATTTCTGGGTTCATATGGATATGCCTTCTTATATCTGTTATTTCCTTTAAAAGTATATCGTCTCTCATTAATTCCATCTCCTGGCTTTTCTGCCATAATAAATATACCACAATAGTAGCATAGCCTATTATTTGGTGTCAATTCAATGAAAATTCACATAAATTAATATATCCCGAGCATCTTTATTGACATCCGCTTTTCAAACTGTTATTGTTAATATGAGCAAATTATTAGCAGATTATTAGCATAAATTTGTAATCACTTTTGCATAATAGCGAATATACTATATAGGGAGGTGATGGAAATGCTGACTGAAGAGAGGAAAAAGAAAATACTGCAAATGATTGATAACGACGGCATTGTCCAGATTCAAAGCCTTGCCGATAATTTTGATGTTTCAATTTATACAATACGAAGGGATTTGGCGGACTTAGAAAAGAAAGGCCTGCTTAAAAAAACCCACGGCGGTGCCGTTAAGGTGGAAAAAGCAATGTGGCTCCCAACTGTTGAAGAAGGCATGAAGGAAGCAGCAGCCGAGAAAAAAGCCATAGCAATGAGAGCCTCGAAATACATAGAGGATGGAGATACCATTTTTTTAATGGGAAGCACCATATCCCATGCAATGGTACCTTTAATATGCGATATGAGATTGACTGTGGTCACTAACTCCCTTGATGTGGCAAAGATTATATGCAGCTATGAAAATATCGAAACCATTATAATCGGCGGTAAAATCAAAAATTATAAAGGAAATATTTTAGGAAGCAGTGCTGTTTACGAAATGGAAAAATACAGTCTGGATAAAGCCTTTATCCCCTGTGCCGGTGTCCAGGCAAAAAAAGGCATAACCACATCCACCATCGATACTGCTGATTTTACAAGAGCGGTAATTAAGGCATCGGATGAAAATATTCTCATCACCGATTACAGAAAAATAGGACGTATAACCTTTTCAAAAATCTGCAATATTGATCAGATACAGCGCCTTATTACAGATAATAAAGCCGACAAAAATGAGCTTGATGAAATAGCCAGAACCGGTGTCAGTATAGATATTGTTGAAACGTTTTAATAACGTACTTATTCAAAGGCCTCCGAACTGCTACAAGTCCTAGTACCTGTGGTTTTGGTATCTGATTGCAAAGAGCTTGCCGGCCCCAAAGCCGTCCTGGTTTTGACGGCCGCGCTCGCCATAAGTTGGTGATATTCAGCTGACAAGTACACAGACTTTCCGCAATGTTCTACTGCCTTTAATAAGTACACCAGATAAAGTTTAAATGCATTTACAGAAAATAGAAGGAGGTAAGGGAATGAAAAAAGTTAATGTTGCCGTGGTAGGAGCAACAGGAATGGTAGGAAGAAAGATGCTTCAGGTTTTGGAGGAAAGGGATTTCCCCATAGAAAATCTGTACATGTTTTCATCAAAGAAATCTGCCGGTCAGAAAATAGTATACTGCGGCAAGGAATACACAGTGGAGGAATTAACCGAGACCTCCTTTGACAGAGGTATTGATATAGCACTGTTTTCTGCAGGCGGCTCCACAAGCCTTCAGTTTGCGCCCATTGCTGCTTCAAAGGGAACTGTAGTAATAGATAACAGCAGTGCCTGGAGGATGGATGAAAGTGTTCCTTTGGTAGTTCCCGAAGTAAACCCAGAGGATATAAACTGGAACAAGGGAATAATAGCAAACCCCAACTGTTCAACAATACAGGCAGTTGTGGCATTAAAACCCCTTCACAATTCCTACGGAATAAAAAGGATTGTATATTCAACATACCAATCAGTATCGGGAGCCGGAGTTTCGGGATATTCTGATTTAGAGAACGGCTACAAAGGCGATGCGCCAAAGAAATTCTTGTATCCAATTGCCGGAAACTGCCTGCCTCATATAGACAGCTTTTTAGAAAACGGATATACAAAAGAAGAAATGAAGATGGTAAATGAAACCAAGAAAATCCTTCACGATGACAGCTTGAGGATAACTGCTACAACTGTAAGGGTCCCTGTATTCTACAGCCACAGCGAATCAATAAACGTTGAATTAAATAAAGACTTTTCAGTTAATGAAGTTAAAGAGCTTTTAAGGAGGAGTCCTGGAATTGTTCTTCAGGATGACCCTGAAAATAACCAATACCCAACGCCCCTTTACACTGCGGA contains the following coding sequences:
- a CDS encoding DeoR/GlpR family DNA-binding transcription regulator; its protein translation is MLTEERKKKILQMIDNDGIVQIQSLADNFDVSIYTIRRDLADLEKKGLLKKTHGGAVKVEKAMWLPTVEEGMKEAAAEKKAIAMRASKYIEDGDTIFLMGSTISHAMVPLICDMRLTVVTNSLDVAKIICSYENIETIIIGGKIKNYKGNILGSSAVYEMEKYSLDKAFIPCAGVQAKKGITTSTIDTADFTRAVIKASDENILITDYRKIGRITFSKICNIDQIQRLITDNKADKNELDEIARTGVSIDIVETF
- a CDS encoding aspartate-semialdehyde dehydrogenase, with translation MKKVNVAVVGATGMVGRKMLQVLEERDFPIENLYMFSSKKSAGQKIVYCGKEYTVEELTETSFDRGIDIALFSAGGSTSLQFAPIAASKGTVVIDNSSAWRMDESVPLVVPEVNPEDINWNKGIIANPNCSTIQAVVALKPLHNSYGIKRIVYSTYQSVSGAGVSGYSDLENGYKGDAPKKFLYPIAGNCLPHIDSFLENGYTKEEMKMVNETKKILHDDSLRITATTVRVPVFYSHSESINVELNKDFSVNEVKELLRRSPGIVLQDDPENNQYPTPLYTADKDEVYVGRIRRDESLDYGLNMWVVADNIRKGAATNAVQIAQLLLNR
- a CDS encoding M20 metallopeptidase family protein; translated protein: MRDDILLKEITDIRRHIHMNPEMGFEEYETSKYIKEYLLKLGIEVIEGIAKTGIIGVIKGKKGNSSVAVRADMDCLEVKEENDLAYCSKIPGLMHACGHDGHVASLLGLAYTIVNSKMSLDNSVILIFQPAEEGPGGAEVILKSKVLDKFNIKAVLSMHIYPEIEQGKIGCCIGPITARNGEIDIHVKGKSGHGALPHTGIDSVIAASQVIQAVQTVISRKIDPRENAVITLGKIYGGEARNILAGKVTLEGTIRAFSKDVYSTIKDSINMFCDGLAKANDCTIETEIRDMYPEVKNDARLFDMLIKAAGEENVEVVKPLMISEDFSYYREIAPQLFFLLGSRNEDEGFTHPLHNSKFNFDERILLNAIDIFSSILEMLDKE